A stretch of the Jeotgalibacillus haloalkalitolerans genome encodes the following:
- a CDS encoding class I SAM-dependent methyltransferase, whose amino-acid sequence MINDQQLSIRTSSLLETVSSSIHHNRYEATPYEGLEALSEAYSLKGRSLVDYGCGKGRVSFYFHHRFGIDVTGIEMNPRLYQAALENQASYLAKRKLKKGSIQFERAYAEKYEVKADQDVFYFFNPFSLQLFSAVLSRISSSLEKHPRQATIILYYPTVEYIHHIEEHSAFHLTQQIPVPGLVENNHNERFVVFEYGE is encoded by the coding sequence ATGATAAACGATCAACAGCTATCAATCCGGACGTCGAGTCTGCTTGAAACAGTCAGTTCCTCGATTCATCATAACCGCTATGAAGCGACACCTTACGAAGGGCTCGAGGCTTTAAGTGAAGCTTATTCACTAAAAGGCAGGAGCTTAGTGGATTATGGGTGTGGGAAAGGGCGGGTTTCATTTTATTTTCATCACCGGTTTGGGATTGATGTGACAGGTATTGAGATGAACCCAAGGCTTTATCAGGCAGCGCTTGAAAACCAGGCATCCTATCTGGCTAAACGAAAGCTGAAAAAAGGCAGCATTCAGTTTGAACGTGCCTATGCGGAGAAGTATGAAGTGAAAGCGGATCAGGATGTGTTTTATTTCTTTAATCCATTTTCTCTGCAGTTATTTTCAGCTGTGCTTAGCCGGATCTCATCATCTCTTGAGAAGCATCCAAGACAGGCCACGATTATTTTGTATTATCCAACTGTTGAATACATTCATCATATTGAAGAGCATTCCGCTTTTCATCTGACACAGCAGATTCCGGTTCCGGGATTGGTAGAAAATAATCATAATGAGCGTTTTGTGGTTTTTGAGTATGGAGAGTAA
- a CDS encoding 3-ketoacyl-ACP reductase, translated as MQSLKGKKAIITGGSRGIGAATAIELAKEGVDLGIIGRSEEHLKNIKEKLSEYGISVETAAADVSYEADIQHAITELTDKLGQVDILINNAGVGVYGEFLKLSTDDWSKVLQTNVMGIVHTTKAVLPGMIERQKGDIINISSMSGLKGTKGSSAYSASKFAVNGLTESLMQEVRPYNIRVSTITPSLVETDLTRGQDGERNPDKFTQAEDLAEYIVSLLKLEQRSFIKTSAIWATNPF; from the coding sequence ATGCAATCTTTAAAAGGTAAAAAAGCCATTATTACAGGCGGCAGCCGCGGGATAGGTGCTGCAACAGCAATAGAACTGGCGAAAGAAGGTGTAGATCTCGGAATCATCGGGAGGTCTGAGGAGCATCTGAAAAACATAAAAGAGAAGCTGAGTGAATACGGGATAAGTGTAGAAACTGCTGCAGCTGACGTCAGCTATGAAGCGGATATTCAGCATGCCATCACAGAACTGACGGACAAGCTTGGACAGGTTGATATCCTGATTAATAATGCCGGGGTCGGTGTCTATGGGGAATTTCTGAAGCTCTCGACAGATGACTGGAGCAAGGTATTGCAAACGAATGTAATGGGCATCGTGCATACCACAAAAGCGGTGCTGCCGGGTATGATCGAACGTCAAAAAGGTGATATTATTAACATTTCTTCCATGTCAGGATTAAAAGGCACAAAAGGATCAAGTGCATACAGTGCATCAAAATTCGCTGTGAACGGCCTGACTGAATCACTGATGCAGGAGGTTCGTCCGTACAATATACGTGTCTCCACCATTACACCAAGCCTGGTTGAAACTGACTTAACACGCGGGCAGGATGGAGAACGCAACCCTGATAAATTCACACAGGCCGAAGACCTTGCAGAATACATCGTCAGCCTGCTGAAGCTTGAACAGCGATCATTTATCAAAACCTCCGCAATCTGGGCGACAAATCCGTTTTAA
- a CDS encoding TIGR00266 family protein → MNNHEIDFKLYGDDMQFVEVELDPQETVIAEAGSLMMMDDSIRMETIFGDGAASSGGLMGKLLGAGKRVLTGESLFMTAFTNEGSGKKHVSFASPYPGKIIPLDLSTIDGKLICQKDAFLAAAKGVSIGIEFQRKIGAGFFGGEGFIMQKLEGDGMAFVHAGGTIHKRELAPGEMLRLDTGCLVAMTGGIDYNIEMVGGIKTAMFGGEGLFLATLRGPGTVWVQSLPFSRLASRVFSAMPRNGGSKGEGSAAGGLFDILGGDR, encoded by the coding sequence ATGAATAATCATGAAATTGATTTCAAGCTTTATGGAGACGACATGCAGTTTGTAGAAGTGGAGCTCGATCCGCAGGAAACAGTCATTGCTGAAGCCGGAAGTCTGATGATGATGGACGATTCAATCAGAATGGAGACCATTTTCGGAGATGGTGCAGCATCCTCAGGCGGACTGATGGGTAAGCTCCTTGGTGCAGGGAAACGTGTATTAACCGGTGAAAGCTTATTCATGACTGCCTTCACAAACGAAGGAAGCGGGAAAAAGCACGTCAGCTTTGCTTCACCTTACCCAGGCAAAATTATTCCGCTTGATCTCAGCACAATTGACGGCAAATTAATCTGTCAAAAGGATGCTTTTTTAGCAGCTGCAAAGGGTGTATCCATCGGTATTGAGTTTCAGCGGAAAATTGGAGCCGGTTTCTTCGGTGGTGAAGGATTCATTATGCAGAAGCTTGAGGGAGACGGAATGGCTTTCGTTCATGCAGGCGGAACCATTCATAAAAGAGAATTAGCCCCTGGCGAAATGCTTCGTCTTGATACAGGCTGCCTGGTCGCGATGACTGGCGGGATTGACTATAACATTGAAATGGTAGGCGGGATTAAGACTGCGATGTTTGGTGGAGAAGGATTATTCCTTGCTACATTGCGCGGACCTGGTACGGTGTGGGTTCAATCTTTACCATTCAGCCGTCTCGCAAGCCGCGTTTTCTCCGCCATGCCGCGTAACGGCGGGTCGAAAGGTGAAGGAAGCGCAGCAGGCGGCCTTTTCGATATCCTTGGTGGTGACAGATAA
- a CDS encoding ATP-binding protein, whose translation MKSIHQIMQLIGRLDAHVADDFEGQDLDFKQWSIKTEDNVRKMVEYAICMANGGGGSVVFGIADRVKGHGKTILGVPENLDIESFHERILQETVPPLSAEFDIVQLDYGTGQLLIMTVEGKGGPYSFLNGKSVVRKGKECLTIEENTQF comes from the coding sequence ATGAAATCCATTCATCAGATTATGCAGCTGATCGGGCGACTGGACGCTCATGTTGCAGATGATTTTGAAGGACAGGACCTGGATTTTAAACAATGGAGTATAAAGACAGAAGATAATGTCCGGAAAATGGTTGAATATGCGATCTGTATGGCGAATGGCGGAGGCGGCAGCGTTGTTTTCGGGATTGCTGATCGCGTAAAAGGTCATGGCAAAACGATTTTAGGCGTGCCGGAAAACCTTGATATTGAGTCATTCCATGAACGGATCTTACAGGAAACGGTTCCGCCGTTATCTGCTGAATTTGACATCGTTCAACTTGACTACGGAACAGGTCAGCTGTTAATTATGACAGTGGAAGGTAAGGGAGGACCTTATTCTTTTTTAAACGGTAAATCTGTCGTGCGAAAAGGAAAAGAATGCTTAACGATTGAAGAAAATACTCAATTCTGA
- a CDS encoding zinc-binding dehydrogenase: MKAVYHKGTKGMEGLTYGDLDQQEVKAGEVRIKLKAAGLNHRDLFVLTRHSEEDPALVVGSDGAGIIEEVGEGVTNVSKGDEVIVNPGINWKHNTDAPPPEFDIVGLPGHGTFAESIVLPADNAVKKPDYLSWEEAGVVALAGLTAYRALFTRGQVKEGMKVLIPGIGSGVATFLLQFAKAAGATVYVTSRSEEKRQKALELGADHAIDSEGDWEQALDGTKMDLVIECVGAATFNKSLKQLRKGGTIVTFGASAGDEVTINLRDFFYGQQNLLGSTMGSAEELDEMIAFIEKHQIHPVVDQVYGLSDYKAAFERIEKAEQLGKIGFKISD; the protein is encoded by the coding sequence ATGAAGGCTGTTTATCATAAAGGGACAAAAGGAATGGAAGGTCTTACATACGGGGATCTGGATCAGCAGGAAGTAAAGGCGGGGGAAGTGCGTATTAAGCTGAAAGCAGCCGGTCTGAATCACCGTGACTTATTTGTATTAACCCGTCACAGTGAAGAAGATCCTGCGCTTGTTGTAGGCTCAGATGGAGCAGGTATCATTGAAGAAGTCGGTGAAGGTGTAACAAATGTCAGTAAGGGTGACGAGGTCATTGTAAACCCGGGGATCAATTGGAAACATAATACGGATGCACCCCCGCCGGAATTTGATATTGTCGGACTGCCGGGTCACGGTACATTTGCTGAGAGTATTGTTTTGCCTGCCGATAACGCTGTTAAAAAGCCTGACTACCTCAGCTGGGAAGAAGCAGGTGTTGTTGCACTTGCGGGTCTGACAGCGTATCGTGCGCTGTTCACGCGCGGTCAGGTGAAGGAAGGGATGAAGGTACTGATTCCCGGAATCGGAAGCGGTGTCGCAACGTTCCTTCTTCAATTTGCCAAAGCAGCAGGCGCAACAGTCTATGTGACTTCCCGTTCAGAAGAAAAGCGTCAGAAAGCACTTGAGCTTGGTGCTGATCATGCCATCGACAGTGAAGGAGACTGGGAACAGGCACTGGATGGCACAAAGATGGATCTTGTCATTGAATGTGTCGGTGCAGCAACCTTTAATAAGTCTTTAAAGCAGCTGAGAAAAGGAGGTACAATCGTTACTTTTGGTGCCTCGGCAGGCGACGAAGTGACGATCAACCTGCGCGACTTTTTCTATGGTCAGCAAAACCTGTTAGGCTCTACAATGGGTAGTGCAGAAGAGCTTGATGAGATGATTGCATTTATTGAAAAGCATCAGATTCATCCTGTGGTGGATCAGGTATATGGTTTATCAGATTACAAAGCTGCATTTGAGCGGATTGAGAAAGCTGAACAGCTGGGGAAGATCGGGTTTAAAATCAGTGATTGA
- a CDS encoding helix-turn-helix domain-containing protein — protein MDTEKQLRSLINSVQAMTSTLHIDEVLDQLIKEVLNVIDGSNASVLFLYDEKIGKLYAKAAAGFDMKYLKHALLEPGEGMSGKTFLSQQGRIFSTHDDTLKGMTDINEETKEYYSKARGDMEYPASAICVPLITKKGCIGVLTVDIYDENVVFNAQDLKLLETFAVQAVIAIENATLFSKSERTQRVHEALSRVSLSQGGLEEITKTMASLVHAEVIVFNEFFDLLEASSEHASARARLLIQQYPQELTSGMSQDKGSVCQVNDGDMQERVYFFPVRTDQRAMGLICIYLDEREVLDPLDQFAIEQASMIFALEMNRRDKSSYEALTYSGYVLDQLLYGKLDELTVNEIARTTSGAIEGRRFFLVQLTIEEALLSLKEISVKKEMLLRVIARKLSQFPYKAFILDQNLDMIFMFAYPEYIDESSAYERIRILFAQLVEEVRQLAGLSVLIGIGRAVQQLEEVKISANDASKCVDYLLTKNKDSSLLAYFELGFQRLFLKTEARELEAYVEDTIGKLKEFDQAHNGSLMITLSVYLELNQNMKLTAEALFIHVNTVKYRLKLIKDVLGLQAIQGKEAFELQLAVNIDSFLER, from the coding sequence ATGGATACTGAAAAACAACTTCGGAGCTTAATTAATTCAGTGCAGGCAATGACTTCTACTCTTCACATAGACGAAGTGCTGGACCAGCTGATTAAAGAAGTTCTGAATGTCATCGACGGGTCAAATGCAAGTGTCCTTTTTTTATATGATGAAAAAATCGGGAAGCTTTATGCGAAAGCCGCAGCAGGTTTTGACATGAAGTATTTGAAGCACGCGCTGCTTGAACCGGGTGAAGGGATGAGTGGAAAAACCTTTTTATCTCAGCAGGGCAGGATTTTTTCAACACATGACGATACGTTAAAAGGTATGACGGATATCAACGAGGAAACAAAAGAATACTATTCAAAAGCACGCGGGGATATGGAGTATCCGGCAAGTGCGATTTGCGTGCCGCTAATCACAAAAAAGGGTTGTATTGGTGTCCTGACTGTAGACATATATGATGAAAATGTAGTTTTTAATGCACAAGATTTAAAGCTGCTTGAAACATTTGCAGTACAGGCGGTGATTGCAATTGAAAATGCTACGCTCTTCTCAAAAAGTGAAAGAACACAAAGGGTTCATGAAGCGCTCAGCAGAGTATCGCTTTCACAGGGGGGGCTTGAGGAAATTACAAAAACGATGGCTTCGCTTGTACATGCGGAAGTCATTGTTTTTAATGAGTTCTTTGATTTACTTGAGGCTTCCAGTGAGCATGCTTCTGCCAGAGCACGACTGCTGATACAGCAATACCCGCAGGAACTGACCAGTGGGATGTCACAGGACAAAGGGTCTGTATGCCAAGTCAATGATGGTGATATGCAGGAAAGAGTTTATTTTTTTCCTGTACGGACTGATCAGCGCGCAATGGGATTGATTTGTATCTATCTGGATGAAAGAGAAGTGCTTGATCCACTGGACCAATTTGCGATTGAACAGGCCTCTATGATCTTCGCGCTTGAAATGAACCGTCGTGATAAAAGTTCCTATGAGGCGCTGACGTATTCAGGTTATGTGCTCGATCAGCTACTGTATGGAAAGCTTGATGAATTGACTGTTAATGAAATTGCGCGCACAACTTCCGGCGCTATAGAAGGCCGGCGTTTTTTTCTGGTTCAATTAACGATAGAAGAGGCGCTGTTGTCTCTCAAAGAAATCTCCGTTAAAAAAGAAATGCTGCTGCGTGTGATCGCAAGGAAATTGTCACAATTTCCTTATAAAGCGTTTATTCTTGATCAGAACCTGGATATGATTTTTATGTTCGCATACCCGGAATATATAGATGAATCTTCAGCTTACGAACGGATTAGAATTTTGTTTGCTCAATTGGTAGAGGAGGTAAGACAGCTGGCCGGTCTTTCGGTCCTTATAGGAATCGGGAGAGCTGTTCAGCAGCTTGAGGAAGTTAAGATATCTGCTAATGATGCGTCTAAATGTGTAGATTACCTGCTGACGAAAAATAAAGACAGCTCTCTTTTGGCTTATTTTGAGCTCGGTTTTCAGCGATTGTTTTTGAAAACAGAAGCCCGTGAGCTTGAAGCGTATGTAGAAGATACAATTGGAAAATTAAAAGAGTTCGATCAAGCGCATAATGGCAGTCTGATGATTACATTGAGTGTTTATCTTGAACTGAATCAGAATATGAAATTGACTGCTGAAGCATTATTTATTCATGTGAATACGGTGAAGTACCGTTTGAAGCTGATTAAGGATGTACTCGGATTACAAGCTATTCAAGGAAAAGAAGCATTCGAGCTGCAATTAGCGGTAAATATTGATAGTTTCCTGGAAAGATAG
- a CDS encoding M20 family metallo-hydrolase: protein MQAKASFSKLFLSRLLHQYPAALDREGISGKRVAQRLAELSRIGLTKEQGSNRMSFSDEERAAKELVKIWMKEAGLSIYEDGAGNVFGTLRGKDQSQSIMSGSHVDSVPNGGHFDGPLGVLAALEVAQAWKETGYVPETNYEVVIFTDEEGARFNGGLTGSRAMAGEVDMTKQMKLTDYNGTPFEEVLKQHGLSLKNFSESKRSLDKIKAYVEVHIEQGKQLEERNLSTGVVTGIAGPSWLTITFNGDAGHAGNTPMIGRKDPLVAAGEFVSRLKDIPGQVSSSGVATVGKLEVLPNGVNVIPGQVKLTADIRDIDKDLKNQIVEKTRLLLTELEEKHGIAVDVQETLNVTPVKLSETMQEIAAESTAHVTGEKAFYLPSGAGHDAMVMGRYVPTAMLFTNSKHGVSHNPKEWSSLEHCVETIHVLKHMLEKIDQTDRSELV from the coding sequence ATGCAGGCAAAAGCCAGTTTTTCAAAATTATTTTTATCAAGATTGCTTCACCAATATCCTGCAGCACTGGATCGGGAGGGTATTTCCGGAAAAAGAGTAGCTCAGAGGCTTGCTGAACTGTCCAGAATCGGATTAACAAAAGAGCAGGGCAGTAACCGGATGTCATTTTCTGACGAAGAACGTGCAGCAAAAGAGCTGGTTAAAATCTGGATGAAAGAAGCCGGACTTTCCATATATGAAGATGGAGCAGGAAACGTGTTCGGTACACTTCGCGGCAAAGATCAAAGCCAGTCAATTATGTCAGGGTCTCATGTCGATAGTGTACCGAATGGTGGTCATTTTGACGGTCCGCTTGGCGTACTTGCTGCTTTGGAAGTTGCACAGGCGTGGAAGGAAACAGGATACGTGCCTGAAACAAACTATGAAGTTGTCATTTTTACAGACGAAGAAGGCGCACGCTTTAACGGTGGACTGACAGGCAGCAGGGCAATGGCTGGAGAAGTGGATATGACTAAGCAGATGAAACTTACAGACTACAACGGTACCCCTTTTGAAGAAGTCCTTAAACAGCACGGTCTTTCACTCAAAAACTTTAGTGAGTCGAAGCGTTCACTCGATAAAATAAAAGCTTATGTAGAAGTGCATATTGAGCAGGGCAAACAACTTGAGGAAAGAAATCTTTCAACAGGCGTCGTAACCGGTATTGCCGGTCCATCATGGCTGACAATTACGTTCAATGGTGATGCCGGTCATGCAGGAAATACACCGATGATCGGAAGGAAAGACCCTCTTGTTGCAGCCGGAGAATTTGTCTCCAGGCTCAAAGATATTCCGGGTCAGGTCAGCAGTTCAGGCGTTGCCACAGTAGGGAAGCTTGAAGTTTTACCGAACGGTGTTAATGTCATACCGGGTCAGGTGAAGCTGACTGCTGATATTCGTGATATAGACAAAGATTTAAAAAATCAGATTGTAGAAAAAACGAGATTATTATTAACCGAGTTAGAAGAAAAGCATGGCATTGCAGTTGACGTTCAGGAAACATTGAATGTTACTCCGGTAAAACTGTCGGAAACCATGCAGGAGATTGCAGCTGAAAGTACAGCTCATGTAACAGGTGAAAAAGCGTTTTATTTACCAAGCGGAGCAGGTCATGACGCCATGGTAATGGGACGTTACGTGCCGACAGCCATGCTTTTTACAAACAGTAAGCACGGTGTGAGTCATAACCCGAAGGAATGGTCTTCTTTAGAACATTGTGTAGAAACGATTCATGTTTTAAAACATATGCTCGAAAAAATTGATCAAACAGACAGGAGTGAGCTTGTATGA
- a CDS encoding TRAP transporter substrate-binding protein has protein sequence MKKFKLAGVTMMLGGALTLSACGSKDSAGGSGEAEYQWKLGWNSGEEGDSKGEAAIAFKEYVEAESDGRIEIEFFPNETYASSPEMIEAVQVGALEMAIPGANELANVVPEYAALSLPFIVETAEEAHAVLDSEIGTELREKATDQGFVALTDTELGFTHITNDVRPINEPADLEGLSMRSPNDASLIETFEAFGSSVSTMAYTELYSGLSQGVIDGQFNPLLNIFDQNMHEVQDYLAMTNFTYYYCYMILNQDVFNSLDEDLQQIVMEGAEKARDASREVVAESEQEYFERAQEEFVEVTEPDLAAFQEAAQPVYKEVEDIMGPEIIQDIQGFLEEYRQ, from the coding sequence ATGAAGAAGTTTAAGTTAGCTGGAGTAACAATGATGCTTGGAGGTGCGCTTACTTTGTCTGCCTGTGGGAGCAAAGATAGCGCAGGTGGATCAGGGGAAGCAGAGTATCAGTGGAAGCTCGGCTGGAACTCAGGAGAAGAGGGAGATTCGAAGGGTGAAGCGGCGATTGCATTTAAAGAGTACGTGGAGGCAGAGTCAGATGGCCGTATTGAAATAGAATTCTTCCCGAATGAAACGTATGCTTCATCTCCTGAAATGATAGAAGCAGTTCAGGTGGGAGCACTGGAAATGGCGATCCCAGGAGCAAATGAACTTGCGAATGTAGTACCTGAATATGCAGCACTCTCATTACCTTTTATTGTTGAAACAGCTGAAGAAGCACACGCAGTGCTTGATAGTGAAATTGGAACTGAATTAAGAGAAAAAGCAACCGACCAGGGGTTTGTCGCATTAACAGATACAGAGCTGGGCTTTACACACATTACAAATGATGTCCGCCCAATTAATGAACCCGCAGATCTTGAAGGTCTGAGCATGCGTTCACCAAACGATGCGAGCTTAATAGAAACATTTGAAGCATTTGGATCTTCAGTATCAACAATGGCTTACACAGAGCTTTACAGCGGTCTTTCACAGGGAGTCATTGATGGACAATTTAACCCGTTGTTAAATATATTTGATCAGAATATGCATGAAGTACAGGATTATCTCGCAATGACAAACTTCACATACTACTACTGCTATATGATTTTGAATCAGGATGTATTTAATAGTCTTGATGAAGACCTTCAGCAGATTGTGATGGAAGGTGCTGAAAAAGCACGTGATGCCTCACGTGAAGTTGTAGCAGAAAGTGAGCAGGAGTATTTCGAGCGTGCACAGGAAGAGTTCGTGGAAGTAACTGAACCTGATCTGGCAGCATTCCAGGAAGCTGCACAGCCGGTTTACAAGGAAGTCGAAGATATCATGGGACCGGAAATTATTCAGGATATTCAAGGGTTCTTAGAGGAATATCGTCAATAA
- a CDS encoding TRAP transporter small permease — protein sequence MSAVHKKIWIDRIVDVLDLIASVMMVVLTAVVFGEVLSRYVFDLPLVFSNELTLLLFPWVIFIAAISVTKNEGHLSINFFRNLMPKAVQRWVFAFSKLVMLFFSVYMSFSAYRMGENTASQVMPVLRISKTWLITSVSVSFAVISLILIYQFVMIVLGKLEVPDEEEMLDDLDHGN from the coding sequence ATGTCAGCTGTTCATAAAAAAATATGGATTGACCGGATTGTTGATGTACTGGATCTGATTGCTTCTGTGATGATGGTCGTGTTGACGGCTGTTGTATTTGGAGAAGTGTTAAGCCGGTACGTATTTGACTTACCCCTGGTTTTTTCAAATGAATTAACACTTTTGTTATTTCCATGGGTGATTTTTATTGCTGCCATTTCAGTGACAAAAAATGAAGGGCATTTATCAATTAATTTCTTTAGAAATCTGATGCCAAAAGCAGTTCAGAGATGGGTTTTTGCTTTTTCAAAATTAGTCATGCTGTTTTTTTCTGTCTACATGTCTTTCTCGGCTTATCGTATGGGAGAAAATACAGCAAGTCAGGTCATGCCGGTGTTAAGAATTTCAAAAACATGGCTGATCACATCAGTAAGTGTATCATTTGCAGTTATTTCGCTTATATTAATCTATCAATTTGTGATGATTGTACTTGGTAAGTTAGAAGTTCCAGATGAGGAGGAGATGCTCGATGATCTGGATCATGGTAATTAG
- a CDS encoding TRAP transporter large permease, translating into MIWIMVISFFLLIVLGVPIAFAMGASALMYILVAGIPLEMFSQRFFSNTQSFAFLAIPFFILAGNLMIHGKIAQRIINVADSMVRQLPGGLGCVSVVTSMGMAGVSGSSVADAASTGSVLIPEMKKRGYSASFAASINASSSVVGIIIPPSSTMIIIAWLANLSIAEMFIAGIIPGILVGIIYLITTVILSVKRGYPREEKPTFKEFFYHIRKASWALLLPVILLGSIVMGIATATEAAAISVVYALLVGLFVYRSLNWKNIYQSLKETVHGTSVVMVTVCTSMIFTWVLISEGIPRMISDALYSLGLPGWALILVLIAIMLLAGMIMELVPNLFLFIPIFFPIAAEIGMDPIQFSIVMLVSLALGMFTPPVGATLFISCYIAKVGIEKTIKDILPYFVSGIIVVLLLAYIPYLTLGLPALFE; encoded by the coding sequence ATGATCTGGATCATGGTAATTAGTTTTTTTCTGCTAATCGTATTAGGAGTACCAATTGCTTTTGCAATGGGTGCTTCAGCGTTAATGTATATTCTTGTAGCGGGTATTCCACTTGAAATGTTTTCACAGCGCTTTTTTTCCAATACACAGTCTTTCGCTTTCCTCGCAATTCCATTTTTTATTCTTGCCGGTAACTTGATGATTCACGGCAAAATTGCACAAAGAATAATTAATGTAGCCGATTCAATGGTCAGACAGCTGCCAGGAGGGCTTGGGTGTGTATCCGTCGTGACAAGTATGGGGATGGCCGGTGTGTCAGGTTCATCAGTAGCTGATGCTGCATCCACCGGGAGTGTACTGATTCCTGAAATGAAAAAAAGAGGTTACAGTGCATCATTTGCTGCGTCTATCAACGCTTCGAGTTCCGTTGTAGGTATTATCATACCGCCGAGCAGCACAATGATCATCATTGCCTGGCTGGCCAATTTATCAATTGCAGAAATGTTTATCGCTGGTATTATCCCCGGTATTCTCGTCGGGATCATTTATTTAATTACAACTGTGATTTTATCTGTTAAGCGGGGATATCCACGCGAAGAGAAGCCCACTTTTAAAGAGTTTTTCTATCATATTCGTAAAGCGTCATGGGCACTGCTTTTACCTGTGATTCTCTTAGGATCAATTGTAATGGGTATTGCGACAGCCACAGAAGCTGCTGCAATCTCAGTTGTATATGCCCTCCTTGTCGGTTTATTTGTGTATAGGAGTCTAAACTGGAAAAACATCTACCAGTCACTGAAAGAGACTGTTCACGGTACCAGTGTCGTGATGGTTACAGTATGTACGTCTATGATTTTTACCTGGGTTCTCATATCGGAAGGAATTCCACGCATGATTTCAGATGCATTGTACAGCCTTGGACTTCCGGGATGGGCCCTGATTTTAGTTCTGATTGCAATTATGCTTCTTGCAGGCATGATCATGGAGCTGGTACCGAACCTGTTTTTATTCATTCCAATCTTTTTCCCGATTGCGGCTGAGATCGGAATGGACCCAATTCAATTTTCAATTGTTATGCTCGTTTCACTTGCGCTTGGGATGTTCACACCACCAGTAGGTGCCACATTATTCATCTCATGCTATATCGCAAAAGTTGGTATTGAAAAGACAATAAAAGATATCCTCCCTTACTTTGTGTCAGGGATCATTGTCGTTTTGCTTCTTGCGTATATTCCATATTTAACGCTCGGTCTGCCAGCGTTATTTGAATAA
- a CDS encoding DUF3100 domain-containing protein → MSQVHLGIWKDWRLHVIVFLIVVFAEFIGTHEFSVGPGVVLLLPMLYALLIGLGLYFTPAVKEKQSKNAEPLIVLGVTLLIAKIGVVIGPSLPQIIEAGPALLLQEFGNLGTILLALPLAVLLGLKRESIGMTHSVAREPNVGLIMDKYGFNSPEGRGVMAIYIFGTVFGAVFMGLIAGFLATLTPLHPLSFAMASGIGSGSMMAAASGSLIGSFPEFENDIIAFAGASNLLSLSTGLYMSMLIGLPLTEKMYQLMTRNKAGKGQS, encoded by the coding sequence ATGAGTCAGGTTCATTTAGGTATCTGGAAAGATTGGCGTCTTCACGTCATTGTGTTTTTAATCGTGGTATTTGCTGAGTTCATTGGTACCCATGAGTTTTCAGTCGGTCCCGGAGTTGTTCTGCTTTTACCGATGCTTTATGCACTGCTGATCGGGCTGGGACTTTATTTCACACCGGCGGTAAAAGAAAAGCAGTCAAAAAATGCTGAACCGTTAATTGTGCTGGGTGTTACACTTCTGATTGCCAAAATTGGTGTGGTGATCGGACCGTCACTCCCGCAAATTATTGAAGCGGGACCTGCGCTGTTGCTGCAGGAGTTTGGTAACTTAGGGACAATTCTGCTTGCACTTCCTTTAGCAGTATTGCTTGGACTTAAACGGGAAAGTATCGGAATGACTCATTCCGTTGCAAGAGAACCAAACGTTGGTCTGATTATGGATAAGTATGGTTTTAACTCTCCTGAAGGCAGGGGTGTAATGGCTATCTACATTTTTGGTACTGTTTTTGGCGCTGTTTTCATGGGATTGATTGCAGGGTTCCTTGCTACGCTGACACCTCTGCACCCACTTTCATTCGCCATGGCATCCGGTATCGGAAGTGGAAGTATGATGGCTGCTGCAAGTGGGTCCCTGATTGGCTCTTTCCCTGAGTTTGAGAACGACATTATTGCATTTGCGGGTGCCAGTAACCTGTTATCACTTTCTACCGGTCTATATATGAGTATGCTGATCGGACTTCCGCTGACTGAGAAAATGTATCAGCTGATGACCAGAAATAAAGCGGGGAAGGGGCAGTCATAA